Genomic DNA from Paucilactobacillus hokkaidonensis JCM 18461:
GCAACAACAAGGAGCGCCATTACCAACTGGAAGTGGTTGGGAAGTGGTCTCTGAAGAAGATTATGTTGCTAATGGGACAAAACATGACTCAGTTGATCCACGTCTAGCTAAATTAAAAGAATTACTTCCTGATCAGGATGATAACAATAATTAGCAGACAAGTTTAAAATTTCAGTGGATAATTTTTTTGATAGGAGGTGGCATTAATGGCTGTTCCAGCACGAAAAACATCAAAGACTAAAAAGGCAATGCGTCGCGGACACATTAAACTTTCAGTTCCTGGTTTGGCACCATGTCCAAATTGTGGAGAATTACGTAAATCACATATGGTTTGCCCAAATTGTGGATTCTACGATGGCAAGCAAGTAGTTAGTGATAACAATTAATTAATATAAAAAAGAAACATTCACGGCGCCGGACCTGAATGTTTCTTTTTTTAGATTTAATATAAAATAAATATGGAAGGAGTGCTGAGCAATGTTTGAGGTAACAACTTTACATATTATCTTGCGGCTAGTTTTAATTATATTAATTTCCGGAATTATTGGTTATGATCGTGAGCATAAAAGTCGTCCAGCAGGGATTAGAACAACGATGTTAGTTGGAGTGGGAGCTTGTATCATTGCCATGACACAGCAAGAAATTGCATATCAGGCAATTCAGTTTACAATTGCACATCGTAATTTAGGTAATGTTGTACGAACTGACCAAGCACGTCTAATTTGCCAGGTGGTTAGTGGCATTGGATTTTTAGGTGCCGGAACAATTATAGTTCATCGTGGTGATATTTCGGGCTTAACGACGGCTGCATCATTGTGGGTGACAGCTGGGTTAGGGATAGTAGTCGGAATGGGCTATTATGAAATTGCTGTAATTAGTTCATTAGTTGTAATTTGTGTGTTGATGTTTGTCAAACGGATTATTCATGTGAATGTACTTTTAAAATTAGAAGTACAATATCTGAACAAAAAAGAAGCTTTAGCGGTTACTGACCAGTACTTTGATGACCACGGGATTAAGATTCGGAAGGTCAAACTTTCGTCGAAAATAATTGCTGAACGACTACAGTTTACCAGTTATTTTGAATTATCATTACCAAAACAAATGACACTTGCACAAGTGGAAAATGACTTAGCTCATAAACAGGAGATCATTGCAGTTAGAAGAATTGAAGTTTAAACAATCTAACATCAGAACTTTTTTGTTTACACTGAAAGTGAAGTCAAGACCGTCCATACTCTCTGGGACTTCGAGTCCGTAATTTAAAAGGGCATCCTGCACTTTCATCGCACAAATATGATTTAAGATTGAGGACCTAAGAGGCCGTGTTTAGGAAATGATTTAATGCGCTGAAAGTATAGTTACGACTTCATAAACTTGATAAGGAAGTGATATTTTGTCTGATGTAATCGCATTGGATGTTTCAAAAAACCACAGCTACGCTGTTTGGTATCGTAATAATAAATGCTTAAGCGAGTTCAACTTTCAACATAATAAAGTGGGATTTCAACGGCTCAAAAGAATTGTGGATGAAGCGAAGAGCCCAACAGTTTACTTTGAAGCCACTGGTATTTATTCTCGCCCAGTTGCTCGTTTTTGTCAGGATAATCAGTTCAAGTATGCTCAGTTAAATCCATTAGAACTTCATCTTCATTCTGAAAATTTGCGACGTATTAAAACTGACAAGGTTGATGCACATAAAATGGCTCACGCAGTAGTAGAAAAAAAATACCGATGCACTAATACCTGGTCTAAAAATTATCGAAAATTACACGAATTAAGTCGATTCTATGATCAAATAAGTGATGAAATTAAGTTGAAACGTCTCAGACTATATACGGCTCTTGATCAAACTTTTCCTGAGGAAGAACAGCTTTTTACTAATCAAGTCTCAAAATTAGCCTTGAACGTAATTCTGCTATTTCCTCACCCAGATTTGGTACGATCTTTTTCGCGTACGCGTTTAAAAAATAAACTAATGTCTCAAATTGATAAAAGATTATCCCAAGCCAAAGGCTTGAAGTACGCAGAAAAGCTTCTTAAATTTGCTAAAATTAGTTATCCGGCCGCTGACGTCGATAGTATTCAAGTTCAGGAAGTTAAGTACTACTGTCGCCAATTAATTGAGCTAACCAAGGAAAAAGATGCATTAGTAAAACAAACAGAGAAATTAGCACAATCATTGCAAGTTTATAAAATTTATACCTCAATACCTGGTATTGGACCTTTAACGGCCTCTCGTTTGCTAGGTGAACTCGGTGATATTACTCGTTTTGATAATGCTAATCAACTAAATGACTATATTGGTATTGATTTAAACCGTTATCAATCAGGTAAGTATCAACGACAGGACCATATTAATAAACGCGGTAATCCACATGGTCGAGCGCTTGTTTATATAATTGTTCGTAATATGATTCGTCAGAAAGCAGTGGCTAATAATCACATTGTTGATTATTATTACCGACTAAAAAAGCGACCTATCCCTAAACGAGATAAGGTCGCAGTGGTTGCCTGTATGAACAGGACACTAAAATGCCTTTATGCCATGGTAACAGCAGGCACTGAATACGTTTATGCGTATGCGGACTCGCGGTCCCTTTAAAAACTCGGAGTTAGATTACTCCATAACTGAATAATATTCCTTTTCTCAGTATTTTTAAAGTTAAATATTGAGATTGGGTTTGTGTACCCATTTTTTGTGACCGTTTACGACCTCTAACCTTAATTCCAAGAGCATGATTCACTTCGTGAACCATAAATTAAAATTAATAATTCAAGACCATAAGATTAAATCTGGGGCTTGACTAATCGTAGGAAAAAAGAGAGTGGGCAATAAGGCGATTAGATTCTGAGCATAGTCTAGATTAACGAATGATCCGGACTTTGGATCGTTTGTTAATCGTAGCTAAGCGGAAGAATCTGCCTTATTGCCCACGTTTTAGCAATAAAAGTTCGTAAATAATAAAGAGGACGCAGCAAACGGAGTTTGCTCATCCTCTTCTTATTCCAAATTAGGTATTAGTAATTTTTATAGTGACATATCAACGACTTCACGACCAACAATTTTGCTAGCTTTCATCTCATCAATAATATCATTAACTTCACTTAACTTACGTGTATGCACGATTGGATGAACTTTTCCTTCAGCACCAAATTGGAAAGCTTCGGCTAAGTCCTGGCGAGTTCCAACAAGGGAACCAGCCACTTGAATACCATCTAAAACCGTTTTAGCAATATTTAATTCCATGTTTCCCTGTGGGAGGGCAACTGCAACTAAACGACCATCGGGTTTAAGTGAATCCACTGCTTGTGTAAAGGCATCAGCATTAACGGCTGTTACTTGAGCATTATTAACGCCA
This window encodes:
- the rpmF gene encoding 50S ribosomal protein L32; translation: MAVPARKTSKTKKAMRRGHIKLSVPGLAPCPNCGELRKSHMVCPNCGFYDGKQVVSDNN
- a CDS encoding IS110 family transposase translates to MSDVIALDVSKNHSYAVWYRNNKCLSEFNFQHNKVGFQRLKRIVDEAKSPTVYFEATGIYSRPVARFCQDNQFKYAQLNPLELHLHSENLRRIKTDKVDAHKMAHAVVEKKYRCTNTWSKNYRKLHELSRFYDQISDEIKLKRLRLYTALDQTFPEEEQLFTNQVSKLALNVILLFPHPDLVRSFSRTRLKNKLMSQIDKRLSQAKGLKYAEKLLKFAKISYPAADVDSIQVQEVKYYCRQLIELTKEKDALVKQTEKLAQSLQVYKIYTSIPGIGPLTASRLLGELGDITRFDNANQLNDYIGIDLNRYQSGKYQRQDHINKRGNPHGRALVYIIVRNMIRQKAVANNHIVDYYYRLKKRPIPKRDKVAVVACMNRTLKCLYAMVTAGTEYVYAYADSRSL
- a CDS encoding MgtC/SapB family protein, producing the protein MFEVTTLHIILRLVLIILISGIIGYDREHKSRPAGIRTTMLVGVGACIIAMTQQEIAYQAIQFTIAHRNLGNVVRTDQARLICQVVSGIGFLGAGTIIVHRGDISGLTTAASLWVTAGLGIVVGMGYYEIAVISSLVVICVLMFVKRIIHVNVLLKLEVQYLNKKEALAVTDQYFDDHGIKIRKVKLSSKIIAERLQFTSYFELSLPKQMTLAQVENDLAHKQEIIAVRRIEV